Proteins encoded together in one Musa acuminata AAA Group cultivar baxijiao chromosome BXJ3-6, Cavendish_Baxijiao_AAA, whole genome shotgun sequence window:
- the LOC135640716 gene encoding uncharacterized protein LOC135640716 isoform X2 codes for MAAPSAPRPRREHGEEGETDRPRFFDAKARDLCWKKAEVVPGRHPERWRKDAAGNVVCKRFWHCQGCLCYEYDHIIPFSKENCQILQTRVNRLKSDKQWVDKAELEGFSCDIKFTDKELDIIEMAVYGDVIRPGSQCRCRTVAEMLGKATSKNPLAPCKLPYKEEQ; via the exons ATGGCCGCTCCATCGGCTCCTCGTCCTCGTCGCGAGCACGGGGAGGAGGGGGAGACGGATCGGCCGAGGTTCTTCGATGCCAAGGCCAGGGATCTGTGCTGGAAGAAGGCGGAGGTGGTGCCCGGCCGCCACCCCGAGCGGTGGCGCAAGGATGCCGCCGGCAACGTCGTCTGCAAGCGCTTCTGGCACTGCCAAGGCTGCCTCTGCTACGAATACGACCACATCATCCCCTTCTCCAAAG AGAACTGCCAAATTCTACAGACGAGGGTGAACAGGTTGAAATCAGACAAGCAGTGGGTGGACAAAGCTGAACTGGAAGGCTTCTCATGTGACATCAAGTTCACAG ATAAGGAGCTGGATATCATTGAGATGGCCGTCTATGGGGATGTCATTCGTCCAGGGAGTCAATGTCGATGCAGAACTGTAGCAGAAATGCTGGGGAAGGCGACATCAAAGAACCCTTTGGCTCCTTGTAAACTACCATACAAGGAAGAGCAATGA
- the LOC135640717 gene encoding eukaryotic translation initiation factor 5A-like, with the protein MSDEEHHFDSKADAGASKTYPQQAGTIRKNGYIVIKGRACKVVEVSTSKTGKHGHAKCHFVGIDIFNNKKLEDIVPSSHNCDVPHVTRTDYQLIDISEDGFLSLLTENGNTKDDLKLPTDETLLAQIKDGFAEGKDLVVTVMSAMGEEQICALKDIGPK; encoded by the exons ATGTCGGACGAGGAACATCATTTTGACTCGAAGGCCGACGCGGGGGCTTCCAAGACTTATCCGCAGCAGGCAGGAACTATTCGCAAGAACGGGTACATCGTCATCAAAGGGAGGGCGTGCAAG GTCGTAGAGGTTTCAACCTCCAAAACTGGAAAGCACGGTCATGCCAAATGTCACTTTGTCGGCATTGACATTTTCAACAACAAGAAGCTTGAAGATATTGTTCCATCTTCTCACAACTGTGAT GTTCCCCATGTCACTCGCACTGACTATCAGCTTATTGATATCTCTGAAGATGGTTTT CTTAGTCTGTTGACTGAAAATGGTAACACAAAGgatgatctgaaacttccaactgATGAAACTCTTCTTGCTCAA ATTAAAGATGGTTTTGCAGAGGGGAAGGATCTGGTGGTGACTGTCATGTCTGCCATGGGAGAGGAGCAGATTTGCGCACTGAAGGACATTGGTCCCAAATAA
- the LOC103988003 gene encoding probable LRR receptor-like serine/threonine-protein kinase At1g74360 isoform X2, translated as MLAAGTCRRRRDWIGFASSAGEAVPGGGGASDKDVLLRLKRHLQAKNPIYQGAYARWNEPDPSPCGWEGITCNDADRVVGVNLAGSNIAGEIFPSFSFLTELARLDLSSNTIGGQLPPDLNKCSGLRYLNVSHNLIGGELNLTGLVNLETLDLTLNRFNGSIRHNFPALCANLVSLNVSTNGFAGDITGCFDHCPKLKFLDLSSNQFTGRIWLGFPNLREFSVAENSLVGGFPSSTFESTCNLEILDLSANNFSGAFPDSIANCSKLTSLNLWRNAFTGTIPCAIGSLSELSALNLGSNSFDPVIPQELLNCSKLVFLDFSNSGFNGDIQEIFGRFAAMSYLILQGNQYTGGIASSGILKLPNLVRLDLSFNRLSGNIPVGITRMPTLKILILAGNEFSGGIPPDFGSMAGVQLLDLSYNKLTGSIPAAIGKLTSLLWLMLAENNLTGEIPPEIGNCSSLMWLNLHNNQLSGRIPPEISAMGKDPFPTFEANRREIIGVAAGSGECLAMKRWIPASYPPFNFIYALMTRKTCRDTWDRLLKGYGIFQFCANSTSGVRTLAISGYLQFSLNRLSGEIPPEIGRMRNFSMIQLSANRLSGRLPTEIGKVPLVVLNVSHNGLSGGIPEEIGFLRCLSSLDLSRNNFSGELPSSLNGLSELNKFNVSYNPLLSGVVPTNGQIATFGNDSFLGDPLISFASSSARDTPPVTRNNGPAGEGGHWRVAAFWVFFALSSAFVLCGALSLAVLCLGGARAAVDTYADPEPEPEGLLLDGAKCRSDACRSSTVTSTSTSSAEGVSGCSSKGSAGVRVFRLDGGAEGLAFTYDDIVAATGNFDERMVVGRGGHGVVYRGVLPDGRRVAVKKLQRRGNGRGEEEDEGEREFRAEMEVMTGRGHPNMVALHGWCLAGAARLLVYEYMEGGSLEEVIEEWGRFGWERRLAAATGVARALAFLHHECTPAVVHRDVKASNVMLDARGRARVTDFGLARAVEAGESHVSTVVAGTVGYVAPEYGRTWRATTRGDVYSFGVLAMELATGRRALDGGEESLVERVRRAAAQEVGLRLVGAAGEEPGEGVTAMLGLLMVGLRCTAESPQARPDMREVLGKLLRICNSSGIGASEVGSSDTSPPPHWSLQSHSTSSSSSVKSYWEGYF; from the exons ATGTTAGCAGCTGGGACATGTCGGCGGAGAAG GGATTGGATCGGCTTTGCATCTTCTGCAGGTGAGGCGGtccccggcggcggcggcgcctcCGACAAGGATGTACTGCTCCGGCTCAAACGCCATCTCCAAGCCAAGAATCCGATCTACCAAGGAGCCTACGCTCGGTGGAACGAGCCGGACCCCTCTCCTTGCGGTTGGGAGGGCATCACCTGCAACGACGCCGACCGTGTCGTCGGCGTCAACCTCGCGGGATCCAACATAGCCGGTGAAATCTTCCCCAGCTTCTCCTTCCTCACCGAACTCGCCCGCCTCGACCTCTCCTCCAACACCATCGGCGGCCAGCTCCCCCCCGACCTCAACAAATGCAGCGGCCTCCGGTACCTCAACGTCTCCCACAACCTCATCGGCGGCGAGCTGAACCTGACCGGGCTGGTCAACCTCGAGACGCTTGACCTCACCCTCAACCGATTCAACGGTAGCATCCGCCACAACTTCCCTGCACTGTGTGCCAATCTGGTTAGCCTCAACGTTTCCACCAACGGCTTCGCCGGCGACATCACCGGGTGCTTCGACCACTGCCCCAAGCTCAAGTTCCTGGACCTGAGCTCCAACCAGTTCACCGGGCGGATATGGCTAGGCTTCCCTAACCTGCGGGAGTTCTCTGTCGCCGAGAACAGCCTCGTTGGGGGATTTCCGTCGAGCACCTTCGAGTCAACTTGCAACCTCGAGATTTTGGACCTCTCGGCGAACAACTTCTCTGGGGCGTTCCCGGACTCGATCGCCAATTGCTCGAAGCTGACGTCTTTGAACCTGTGGAGGAATGCATTCACCGGCACGATACCCTGCGCCATTGGCTCGCTCTCGGAGCTCAGCGCGCTCAACCTGGGGAGTAACTCGTTCGACCCGGTAATCCCCCAGGAATTGCTGAACTGCTCCAAGCTAGTGTTTCTCGATTTCAGCAACAGCGGCTTCAACGGCGACATCCAAGAAATCTTCGGCCGATTCGCGGCGATGAGTTACCTCATCCTTCAAGGGAACCAGTACACCGGAGGCATCGCGTCGTCGGGGATTCTCAAGCTTCCCAACCTCGTGAGGTTAGACCTGAGCTTCAATCGTTTATCCGGCAACATCCCCGTGGGGATCACGAGAATGCCGACGCTCAAGATCTTGATCCTCGCCGGTAATGAGTTCTCTGGCGGCATTCCGCCGGATTTCGGCAGCATGGCCGGAGTTCAGTTACTGGACCTTTCGTACAACAAGCTCACCGGCTCGATCCCCGCGGCCATCGGCAAATTGACGTCCCTCCTCTGGCTGATGCTTGCGGAAAACAATCTCACCGGCGAGATCCCCCCGGAGATCGGCAATTGCAGCAGCTTGATGTGGCTGAACCTTCACAACAATCAGCTCTCCGGCAGGATACCGCCGGAGATATCGGCGATGGGGAAGGACCCGTTCCCCACGTTCGAGGCCAACCGCCGCGAGATTATCGGCGTCGCCGCCGGCTCCGGCGAGTGCCTGGCCATGAAGCGGTGGATCCCCGCGAGCTACCCGCCCTTCAACTTCATCTACGCGCTAATGACGAGGAAGACCTGCCGGGACACTTGGGACCGCCTCCTGAAGGGTTACGGGATCTTCCAGTTCTGCGCCAACTCCACGTCCGGGGTCCGAACCCTAGCCATCTCCGGCTATCTCCAGTTCTCCCTAAACCGGCTCTCGGGCGAGATCCCGCCGGAGATCGGGAGGATGAGGAACTTCAGCATGATCCAGCTCTCCGCCAACCGGCTTTCCGGCCGCCTACCGACTGAAATTGGTAAGGTGCCGCTCGTCGTTCTCAACGTCTCCCACAACGGGCTGTCCGGCGGGATCCCGGAGGAGATCGGCTTCCTGCGGTGCCTCTCGAGTTTGGATCTCTCCCGGAACAACTTCTCCGGCGAGCTGCCGTCGAGCCTGAACGGCCTTTCCGAGCTGAACAAGTTCAATGTCTCCTACAATCCCCTGCTCTCCGGCGTGGTACCAACGAACGGCCAGATCGCCACCTTTGGAAATGACAGCTTCCTCGGTGACCCCCTCATCAGCTTCGCCTCCTCGTCCGCCCGCGACACGCCGCCGGTCACCCGAAACAACGGCCCCGCTGGAGAGGGCGGGCATTGGCGGGTGGCGGCGTTCTGGGTGTTCTTCGCTCTCAGCTCGGCCTTCGTCTTGTGCGGCGCGCTCTCCTTGGCGGTCCTCTGCCTCGGTGGCGCCCGCGCGGCGGTGGACACGTACGCGGACCCGGAACCCGAGCCGGAGGGGTTGCTTCTGGACGGCGCGAAGTGTCGGAGCGACGCTTGCAGGTCGTCGACGGTGACGTCAACGTCCACGTCGTCGGCGGAGGGTGTGTCGGGCTGCTCGTCGAAGGGCAGCGCGGGGGTCAGGGTTTTCCGGCTGGACGGGGGGGCAGAGGGGTTGGCATTTACATACGACGACATAGTGGCGGCGACGGGGAACTTCGACGAGAGGATGGTGGTAGGCCGGGGCGGGCACGGGGTGGTGTACCGGGGGGTGCTACCGGACGGGCGGCGGGTGGCAGTGAAGAAGCTGCAGCGGAGGGGGAACGgaaggggggaggaggaggacgagggtgAACGGGAGTTCCGGGCGGAGATGGAGGTGATGACTGGGCGTGGCCACCCAAACATGGTGGCGCTGCACGGGTGGTGCCTGGCGGGGGCGGCGCGGCtgctggtgtacgagtacatggagGGGGGCAGCCTGGAGGAGGTGATCGAGGAGTGGGGGCGGTTCGGGTGGGAGCGGCGGCTGGCGGCGGCGACGGGGGTGGCGCGGGCGCTGGCGTTCCTGCACCACGAGTGCACCCCCGCGGTGGTGCACCGGGACGTGAAGGCGAGCAACGTGATGCTGGACGCGCGGGGACGGGCGCGGGTGACGGACTTCGGGCTGGCCCGCGCCGTGGAGGCCGGAGAGAGCCACGTCAGCACGGTGGTGGCCGGGACGGTGGGGTACGTGGCGCCGGAGTACGGGAGAACGTGGAGGGCCACCACGCGGGgcgacgtgtacagcttcggcGTGCTGGCCATGGAGCTGGCGACGGGCCGCCGGGCGTTGGACGGTGGGGAGGAGTCCCTGGTGGAGAGGGTGAGACGGGCGGCGGCGCAGGAGGTGGGGTTGCGGCTGGTGGGGGCGGCGGGGGAGGAGCCGGGCGAGGGGGTGACGGCGATGCTGGGGCTACTGATGGTGGGGCTGCGCTGCACTGCAGAGTCCCCGCAGGCGAGGCCGGACATGAGGGAGGTGCTGGGGAAGCTGCTGAGGATATGCAACAGCAGTGGCATCGGCGCTAGCGAGGTGGGCAGCAGCGATACTTCTCCTCCCCCTCATTGGTCGCTGCAGAGCCACAGCACATCATCTTCTTCCTCGGTGAAGAGCTACTGGGAAGGATACTTCTGA
- the LOC103988003 gene encoding probable LRR receptor-like serine/threonine-protein kinase At1g74360 isoform X1: protein MSAEKVSFCCCISFLMLSSVFVSGEAVPGGGGASDKDVLLRLKRHLQAKNPIYQGAYARWNEPDPSPCGWEGITCNDADRVVGVNLAGSNIAGEIFPSFSFLTELARLDLSSNTIGGQLPPDLNKCSGLRYLNVSHNLIGGELNLTGLVNLETLDLTLNRFNGSIRHNFPALCANLVSLNVSTNGFAGDITGCFDHCPKLKFLDLSSNQFTGRIWLGFPNLREFSVAENSLVGGFPSSTFESTCNLEILDLSANNFSGAFPDSIANCSKLTSLNLWRNAFTGTIPCAIGSLSELSALNLGSNSFDPVIPQELLNCSKLVFLDFSNSGFNGDIQEIFGRFAAMSYLILQGNQYTGGIASSGILKLPNLVRLDLSFNRLSGNIPVGITRMPTLKILILAGNEFSGGIPPDFGSMAGVQLLDLSYNKLTGSIPAAIGKLTSLLWLMLAENNLTGEIPPEIGNCSSLMWLNLHNNQLSGRIPPEISAMGKDPFPTFEANRREIIGVAAGSGECLAMKRWIPASYPPFNFIYALMTRKTCRDTWDRLLKGYGIFQFCANSTSGVRTLAISGYLQFSLNRLSGEIPPEIGRMRNFSMIQLSANRLSGRLPTEIGKVPLVVLNVSHNGLSGGIPEEIGFLRCLSSLDLSRNNFSGELPSSLNGLSELNKFNVSYNPLLSGVVPTNGQIATFGNDSFLGDPLISFASSSARDTPPVTRNNGPAGEGGHWRVAAFWVFFALSSAFVLCGALSLAVLCLGGARAAVDTYADPEPEPEGLLLDGAKCRSDACRSSTVTSTSTSSAEGVSGCSSKGSAGVRVFRLDGGAEGLAFTYDDIVAATGNFDERMVVGRGGHGVVYRGVLPDGRRVAVKKLQRRGNGRGEEEDEGEREFRAEMEVMTGRGHPNMVALHGWCLAGAARLLVYEYMEGGSLEEVIEEWGRFGWERRLAAATGVARALAFLHHECTPAVVHRDVKASNVMLDARGRARVTDFGLARAVEAGESHVSTVVAGTVGYVAPEYGRTWRATTRGDVYSFGVLAMELATGRRALDGGEESLVERVRRAAAQEVGLRLVGAAGEEPGEGVTAMLGLLMVGLRCTAESPQARPDMREVLGKLLRICNSSGIGASEVGSSDTSPPPHWSLQSHSTSSSSSVKSYWEGYF from the exons ATGTCGGCGGAGAAGGTGAGCTTCTGCTGTTGCATCAGCTTCCTGATGCTGTCTTCGGTTTTTGTCTCAG GTGAGGCGGtccccggcggcggcggcgcctcCGACAAGGATGTACTGCTCCGGCTCAAACGCCATCTCCAAGCCAAGAATCCGATCTACCAAGGAGCCTACGCTCGGTGGAACGAGCCGGACCCCTCTCCTTGCGGTTGGGAGGGCATCACCTGCAACGACGCCGACCGTGTCGTCGGCGTCAACCTCGCGGGATCCAACATAGCCGGTGAAATCTTCCCCAGCTTCTCCTTCCTCACCGAACTCGCCCGCCTCGACCTCTCCTCCAACACCATCGGCGGCCAGCTCCCCCCCGACCTCAACAAATGCAGCGGCCTCCGGTACCTCAACGTCTCCCACAACCTCATCGGCGGCGAGCTGAACCTGACCGGGCTGGTCAACCTCGAGACGCTTGACCTCACCCTCAACCGATTCAACGGTAGCATCCGCCACAACTTCCCTGCACTGTGTGCCAATCTGGTTAGCCTCAACGTTTCCACCAACGGCTTCGCCGGCGACATCACCGGGTGCTTCGACCACTGCCCCAAGCTCAAGTTCCTGGACCTGAGCTCCAACCAGTTCACCGGGCGGATATGGCTAGGCTTCCCTAACCTGCGGGAGTTCTCTGTCGCCGAGAACAGCCTCGTTGGGGGATTTCCGTCGAGCACCTTCGAGTCAACTTGCAACCTCGAGATTTTGGACCTCTCGGCGAACAACTTCTCTGGGGCGTTCCCGGACTCGATCGCCAATTGCTCGAAGCTGACGTCTTTGAACCTGTGGAGGAATGCATTCACCGGCACGATACCCTGCGCCATTGGCTCGCTCTCGGAGCTCAGCGCGCTCAACCTGGGGAGTAACTCGTTCGACCCGGTAATCCCCCAGGAATTGCTGAACTGCTCCAAGCTAGTGTTTCTCGATTTCAGCAACAGCGGCTTCAACGGCGACATCCAAGAAATCTTCGGCCGATTCGCGGCGATGAGTTACCTCATCCTTCAAGGGAACCAGTACACCGGAGGCATCGCGTCGTCGGGGATTCTCAAGCTTCCCAACCTCGTGAGGTTAGACCTGAGCTTCAATCGTTTATCCGGCAACATCCCCGTGGGGATCACGAGAATGCCGACGCTCAAGATCTTGATCCTCGCCGGTAATGAGTTCTCTGGCGGCATTCCGCCGGATTTCGGCAGCATGGCCGGAGTTCAGTTACTGGACCTTTCGTACAACAAGCTCACCGGCTCGATCCCCGCGGCCATCGGCAAATTGACGTCCCTCCTCTGGCTGATGCTTGCGGAAAACAATCTCACCGGCGAGATCCCCCCGGAGATCGGCAATTGCAGCAGCTTGATGTGGCTGAACCTTCACAACAATCAGCTCTCCGGCAGGATACCGCCGGAGATATCGGCGATGGGGAAGGACCCGTTCCCCACGTTCGAGGCCAACCGCCGCGAGATTATCGGCGTCGCCGCCGGCTCCGGCGAGTGCCTGGCCATGAAGCGGTGGATCCCCGCGAGCTACCCGCCCTTCAACTTCATCTACGCGCTAATGACGAGGAAGACCTGCCGGGACACTTGGGACCGCCTCCTGAAGGGTTACGGGATCTTCCAGTTCTGCGCCAACTCCACGTCCGGGGTCCGAACCCTAGCCATCTCCGGCTATCTCCAGTTCTCCCTAAACCGGCTCTCGGGCGAGATCCCGCCGGAGATCGGGAGGATGAGGAACTTCAGCATGATCCAGCTCTCCGCCAACCGGCTTTCCGGCCGCCTACCGACTGAAATTGGTAAGGTGCCGCTCGTCGTTCTCAACGTCTCCCACAACGGGCTGTCCGGCGGGATCCCGGAGGAGATCGGCTTCCTGCGGTGCCTCTCGAGTTTGGATCTCTCCCGGAACAACTTCTCCGGCGAGCTGCCGTCGAGCCTGAACGGCCTTTCCGAGCTGAACAAGTTCAATGTCTCCTACAATCCCCTGCTCTCCGGCGTGGTACCAACGAACGGCCAGATCGCCACCTTTGGAAATGACAGCTTCCTCGGTGACCCCCTCATCAGCTTCGCCTCCTCGTCCGCCCGCGACACGCCGCCGGTCACCCGAAACAACGGCCCCGCTGGAGAGGGCGGGCATTGGCGGGTGGCGGCGTTCTGGGTGTTCTTCGCTCTCAGCTCGGCCTTCGTCTTGTGCGGCGCGCTCTCCTTGGCGGTCCTCTGCCTCGGTGGCGCCCGCGCGGCGGTGGACACGTACGCGGACCCGGAACCCGAGCCGGAGGGGTTGCTTCTGGACGGCGCGAAGTGTCGGAGCGACGCTTGCAGGTCGTCGACGGTGACGTCAACGTCCACGTCGTCGGCGGAGGGTGTGTCGGGCTGCTCGTCGAAGGGCAGCGCGGGGGTCAGGGTTTTCCGGCTGGACGGGGGGGCAGAGGGGTTGGCATTTACATACGACGACATAGTGGCGGCGACGGGGAACTTCGACGAGAGGATGGTGGTAGGCCGGGGCGGGCACGGGGTGGTGTACCGGGGGGTGCTACCGGACGGGCGGCGGGTGGCAGTGAAGAAGCTGCAGCGGAGGGGGAACGgaaggggggaggaggaggacgagggtgAACGGGAGTTCCGGGCGGAGATGGAGGTGATGACTGGGCGTGGCCACCCAAACATGGTGGCGCTGCACGGGTGGTGCCTGGCGGGGGCGGCGCGGCtgctggtgtacgagtacatggagGGGGGCAGCCTGGAGGAGGTGATCGAGGAGTGGGGGCGGTTCGGGTGGGAGCGGCGGCTGGCGGCGGCGACGGGGGTGGCGCGGGCGCTGGCGTTCCTGCACCACGAGTGCACCCCCGCGGTGGTGCACCGGGACGTGAAGGCGAGCAACGTGATGCTGGACGCGCGGGGACGGGCGCGGGTGACGGACTTCGGGCTGGCCCGCGCCGTGGAGGCCGGAGAGAGCCACGTCAGCACGGTGGTGGCCGGGACGGTGGGGTACGTGGCGCCGGAGTACGGGAGAACGTGGAGGGCCACCACGCGGGgcgacgtgtacagcttcggcGTGCTGGCCATGGAGCTGGCGACGGGCCGCCGGGCGTTGGACGGTGGGGAGGAGTCCCTGGTGGAGAGGGTGAGACGGGCGGCGGCGCAGGAGGTGGGGTTGCGGCTGGTGGGGGCGGCGGGGGAGGAGCCGGGCGAGGGGGTGACGGCGATGCTGGGGCTACTGATGGTGGGGCTGCGCTGCACTGCAGAGTCCCCGCAGGCGAGGCCGGACATGAGGGAGGTGCTGGGGAAGCTGCTGAGGATATGCAACAGCAGTGGCATCGGCGCTAGCGAGGTGGGCAGCAGCGATACTTCTCCTCCCCCTCATTGGTCGCTGCAGAGCCACAGCACATCATCTTCTTCCTCGGTGAAGAGCTACTGGGAAGGATACTTCTGA
- the LOC135640716 gene encoding uncharacterized protein LOC135640716 isoform X1: MAAPSAPRPRREHGEEGETDRPRFFDAKARDLCWKKAEVVPGRHPERWRKDAAGNVVCKRFWHCQGCLCYEYDHIIPFSKGGESTAENCQILQTRVNRLKSDKQWVDKAELEGFSCDIKFTDKELDIIEMAVYGDVIRPGSQCRCRTVAEMLGKATSKNPLAPCKLPYKEEQ, from the exons ATGGCCGCTCCATCGGCTCCTCGTCCTCGTCGCGAGCACGGGGAGGAGGGGGAGACGGATCGGCCGAGGTTCTTCGATGCCAAGGCCAGGGATCTGTGCTGGAAGAAGGCGGAGGTGGTGCCCGGCCGCCACCCCGAGCGGTGGCGCAAGGATGCCGCCGGCAACGTCGTCTGCAAGCGCTTCTGGCACTGCCAAGGCTGCCTCTGCTACGAATACGACCACATCATCCCCTTCTCCAAAG GTGGGGAATCAACTGCAGAGAACTGCCAAATTCTACAGACGAGGGTGAACAGGTTGAAATCAGACAAGCAGTGGGTGGACAAAGCTGAACTGGAAGGCTTCTCATGTGACATCAAGTTCACAG ATAAGGAGCTGGATATCATTGAGATGGCCGTCTATGGGGATGTCATTCGTCCAGGGAGTCAATGTCGATGCAGAACTGTAGCAGAAATGCTGGGGAAGGCGACATCAAAGAACCCTTTGGCTCCTTGTAAACTACCATACAAGGAAGAGCAATGA